A single region of the Lolium perenne isolate Kyuss_39 unplaced genomic scaffold, Kyuss_2.0 unplaced13, whole genome shotgun sequence genome encodes:
- the LOC127321397 gene encoding uncharacterized protein, which produces MQVHVGPSMEKLELSSDLKFLSKIQIEWFKVLQIGIENIYNLALVSSSNSLRILHDQDLVRSDFVELNQELGDEFLNETNWMRTISEEKKKKWNRTRILFVLWEFLFDGVEEVQGQISQDLKEFDR; this is translated from the exons atgcaggtgcatgttggtccaagcatggagaagcttgagctatcctcagatctgaagttcttgagcaaa atccaaatcgagtggttcaaagttctgcagataggtattgaaaatatctacaacttggcgttggtctcatcctcaaattcgttacggattttgcatg atcaagatctggtcagatctgactttgtcgaattaaaccaggagcttggagacgaatttttgaatgaaaccaactgg atgcgaacaatttcggaggagaagaagaagaagtggaatcggacaaggattttatttgtactgtgggaattcttatttgatggagttgaagaagtccagggacaaataagccaag acttgaaggagttcgacagatga